One region of Blattabacterium cuenoti genomic DNA includes:
- a CDS encoding penicillin-binding protein — protein sequence MKERRYILLYKSYLIGFLFIFIATLIIFNLFYIQNYSEGYKKSVIEKTIRTNLIKAKRGNIYASDSSILAMSIIRYDIHIDFRSISEKLFQKNIYSLCNSLEFLLKKPKFFFYKKFKYEKKKGNRYFLLAKNLDYPHFKKLRNFPIFNKGQIRGGFIVDKKICRIHTLENIGKRTLGYDDHRGKAGLEGAFSKYLKGRDGKRLEQRISFKIWKPLKSENEMNPEDGKDVYSTIDIYLQDIAYHALLQELSISQADHGCVVLMDVKSGEIPAMINLEKTKKNTYEDLRNFAVWEGSEPGSTFKTMAILAALEDKKIDVDMIVNTKGGVMKLRGKKIRDSHYNGYVEMNPKQILELSSNVGVAKIVYENYKENPEKFIEHLRKWKLDRKIGIDIPGESMPFIPTPGKKNWSSITLPWMTFGYNIKLTPLQILTFYNSIANQGKMIKPLFIREIKHHGKSIKKYTKPIVMNPSIAKKSSLIKIQNMLEGVVKNGTAKKYYNPEFPYAGKTGTTQLNYWMKGKPVSYNSSFVGYFPARNPKYSCIVVISKPEKGYYGIEVAVPVFDQIARSIFPRIERKIFFKKKENKENLLYKIIKSKNLSIDKWIMPNVVSFPGKEIIPILENKGFHIQYEGIGKVVTQSVKPGKKLKKNQIIFLKLEE from the coding sequence ATGAAAGAAAGAAGATATATTTTATTATATAAATCTTACTTAATTGGTTTTTTATTCATATTTATTGCAACACTAATTATTTTCAATTTATTTTATATTCAAAATTATTCAGAAGGATACAAAAAATCTGTGATAGAAAAAACGATTCGAACTAATTTAATTAAGGCTAAACGTGGAAATATTTATGCATCAGATAGTAGCATTTTAGCAATGTCTATCATAAGATATGATATTCATATTGATTTTAGGTCCATATCTGAAAAATTATTTCAAAAAAATATTTATTCTTTATGTAATTCTTTAGAATTTTTATTAAAAAAACCAAAATTTTTTTTCTATAAAAAATTTAAATATGAAAAAAAGAAGGGGAATAGATATTTTTTATTAGCAAAAAACTTAGATTATCCACATTTTAAAAAATTACGAAATTTTCCTATTTTCAATAAGGGACAAATACGAGGCGGTTTCATTGTAGATAAAAAGATATGTAGAATTCACACATTGGAAAATATTGGAAAAAGAACATTAGGGTATGATGATCATAGAGGAAAAGCAGGATTAGAAGGAGCTTTTAGTAAATATCTAAAAGGAAGAGATGGAAAAAGATTAGAACAACGTATTAGTTTTAAAATATGGAAACCATTGAAATCAGAAAACGAGATGAATCCGGAAGATGGAAAAGACGTTTATTCTACTATAGATATATATTTACAAGATATAGCCTATCATGCATTACTTCAAGAATTATCCATTTCTCAAGCAGATCATGGGTGTGTAGTTTTGATGGATGTTAAAAGTGGAGAAATTCCTGCTATGATCAATTTGGAAAAAACCAAAAAAAATACTTACGAAGATTTAAGAAATTTTGCAGTATGGGAAGGAAGTGAACCTGGCTCTACTTTTAAAACAATGGCGATTCTTGCCGCTTTAGAAGATAAAAAAATAGATGTAGATATGATTGTCAATACCAAAGGCGGAGTTATGAAATTAAGAGGGAAGAAAATACGCGATAGTCATTACAATGGATATGTTGAAATGAATCCAAAGCAAATTTTAGAATTATCTTCAAATGTGGGGGTAGCAAAAATTGTTTATGAAAATTATAAAGAAAATCCGGAAAAATTTATAGAGCATTTACGAAAATGGAAATTGGATAGAAAAATAGGGATAGACATACCGGGAGAAAGCATGCCTTTTATTCCAACTCCTGGAAAAAAAAATTGGAGTAGCATAACCTTGCCATGGATGACTTTTGGATATAATATCAAACTAACTCCTTTACAAATACTTACTTTTTATAATTCTATTGCAAATCAAGGTAAAATGATAAAACCTTTATTTATTAGAGAAATAAAACATCATGGAAAAAGTATAAAAAAATATACAAAACCTATTGTTATGAATCCTTCTATAGCTAAAAAATCTTCTTTGATTAAAATTCAAAACATGTTAGAAGGAGTCGTCAAAAATGGAACAGCTAAAAAATATTATAATCCAGAATTTCCTTATGCAGGAAAAACGGGAACAACACAATTGAATTATTGGATGAAAGGAAAACCTGTCTCCTACAATAGTTCTTTTGTAGGATACTTCCCGGCTAGAAACCCAAAATATTCTTGTATTGTAGTCATTTCAAAGCCAGAAAAAGGATACTATGGAATTGAAGTAGCAGTTCCTGTATTTGACCAAATAGCTAGATCTATTTTTCCTAGAATAGAAAGAAAAATATTTTTTAAAAAAAAAGAAAATAAAGAAAATTTGCTATATAAAATTATAAAATCAAAAAATTTATCCATTGATAAATGGATCATGCCTAATGTAGTATCTTTTCCTGGAAAAGAAATCATCCCTATATTGGAAAATAAGGGATTTCATATTCAATATGAAGGAATAGGAAAAGTAGTTACTCAATCTGTTAAACCAGGAAAAAAATTGAAAAAAAATCAGATTATATTTCTGAAACTAGAAGAATGA